Proteins encoded within one genomic window of Panacibacter microcysteis:
- a CDS encoding O-acetylhomoserine aminocarboxypropyltransferase/cysteine synthase family protein, translated as MSKQHFETLQLHAGQQIDPTTKSRAVPIYQTTSYGFDNAEHAANLFGLKQFGNIYTRIMNPTTDVFEQRIAALEGGVAALATGSGQAAQFLALNNILQAGDNFVSTSYLYGGTYNQFKVSFKRLGIEARFADGDHVESFVPHIDKNTKAIYLETIGNPRLNIPDFEKFAALAKEYDLPLIVDNTFGAGGYYFKPIEWGADIVVESATKWIGGHGTSIGGVIVDAGTYKWNNGKFPQFTEPSEGYHGLKFWDVFGEGNPLGLPNIAFAIRARVEGLRDFGAALSPFNSFLLLQGVETLSLRAERHAQNALALAQWLEQHPAVEYVWYPGLESSPYYTEAKKYLTNGFGGVLQFGIKGGKEKAARLIDELKLASHLANVGDAKTLVIHPASTTHEQLSEEEQKASGVLPNQVRVSVGIEHIEDIKADFEQAFQKVSTPQFALN; from the coding sequence ATGAGCAAGCAACATTTCGAAACATTGCAACTGCACGCAGGTCAGCAGATTGATCCTACCACAAAATCCCGTGCAGTACCTATTTATCAAACTACATCTTATGGTTTTGATAATGCAGAACATGCTGCCAATCTTTTTGGACTGAAACAATTTGGCAACATTTACACACGTATTATGAACCCTACCACTGATGTTTTTGAGCAGCGCATTGCTGCTTTGGAAGGTGGTGTGGCTGCGCTGGCAACAGGCAGCGGGCAGGCAGCACAATTTCTTGCCCTCAACAACATACTGCAGGCGGGCGACAACTTTGTTTCAACCTCTTATTTATATGGCGGCACTTATAACCAGTTTAAAGTCTCCTTTAAAAGACTGGGCATTGAAGCACGTTTTGCAGATGGAGATCATGTAGAAAGCTTCGTACCGCACATTGATAAAAATACAAAAGCTATTTACCTGGAAACGATCGGTAATCCACGGCTCAACATTCCGGATTTTGAAAAGTTTGCAGCGCTTGCCAAAGAATACGACCTGCCGCTTATTGTAGACAATACTTTTGGCGCCGGTGGCTATTATTTCAAACCCATTGAATGGGGTGCTGATATTGTTGTGGAATCTGCCACAAAATGGATTGGCGGCCATGGTACCAGCATTGGCGGGGTGATTGTAGATGCGGGTACCTACAAATGGAACAATGGCAAGTTTCCACAGTTTACCGAACCATCAGAAGGATATCATGGTTTGAAATTCTGGGATGTGTTTGGTGAAGGCAACCCGTTAGGGCTACCAAACATTGCATTTGCTATTCGTGCACGTGTAGAAGGGCTGCGCGACTTTGGTGCAGCACTTTCACCATTCAACTCCTTCCTGCTGCTGCAGGGCGTGGAAACGTTATCGCTGCGTGCAGAACGCCACGCACAAAATGCACTGGCTTTGGCTCAGTGGCTGGAACAACATCCTGCTGTTGAATATGTTTGGTACCCGGGCCTGGAAAGCAGCCCTTACTATACAGAGGCCAAAAAATACCTTACCAACGGCTTTGGCGGTGTACTGCAGTTTGGTATAAAAGGCGGCAAAGAAAAAGCAGCAAGGCTGATTGATGAACTTAAACTTGCCAGCCACCTGGCAAATGTGGGCGATGCAAAAACATTGGTCATTCACCCCGCGTCTACCACACACGAACAACTGAGCGAAGAAGAACAGAAAGCAAGCGGCGTATTACCAAACCAGGTACGTGTAAGTGTGGGTATAGAACACATTGAAGATATAAAAGCAGACTTTGAACAGGCTTTTCAAAAAGTGAGTACACCACAGTTTGCGCTGAATTAA
- a CDS encoding T9SS type A sorting domain-containing protein encodes MKKNWLLMALLFACSFVNQLHAQSSEKDSLNITNRLYDDRPLVNPTSNEFSITEGFSIYPYVVKDELKIFGLDPAVKTHITVTAVYGKVIFESRSSGEEAYTANVSRILPGAYYVTIKEKKKTVMLKFLKQ; translated from the coding sequence ATGAAAAAGAATTGGCTTTTAATGGCATTGCTGTTTGCATGTTCATTCGTTAACCAACTGCATGCCCAGTCTTCCGAAAAAGATTCACTAAACATTACCAACAGGCTGTACGATGACAGGCCGCTTGTAAATCCTACATCCAACGAGTTTTCTATTACAGAAGGTTTTAGTATTTATCCATATGTAGTAAAAGACGAGCTAAAAATTTTTGGGTTAGATCCCGCTGTTAAAACGCATATCACCGTTACGGCGGTATACGGCAAAGTGATATTCGAAAGCCGCTCTTCCGGCGAAGAAGCCTACACGGCCAACGTAAGCAGGATATTGCCTGGCGCATACTATGTAACCATAAAAGAGAAAAAGAAAACGGTAATGCTAAAGTTCCTCAAGCAATAA
- a CDS encoding acetyl-CoA C-acyltransferase, whose amino-acid sequence MKEVVIVSAVRTPMGSFGGSLKDISATKLGAVAIKAAVEKAGIQPGQVQDVLMGCVIQANLGQAPARQAAKFAGLPNEVNCTTINKVCASGMKAIAQAAQSIALGDADIVVAGGMENMSSVPFYVENMRWGNKYGNAAMIDGLAKDGLTDVYDGKAMGNAAELCAKECGITREDQDGFAVESYKRSQAAWESGKFDNEVVPVEIPQRKGNPVIFARDEEPFNVKFDKIPTLNPAFQKDGTVTAANASTMNDGAAALVLMSKEKAAELGLKPIAKIKAYADAEQAPEWFTTTPSLAVPKAVEKAGLQMSDIDFWELNEAFSVVGIENTRRMQLDPAKVNVHGGAVALGHPLGCSGARIIVTLINVLKANNAKYGAAGICNGGGGASAMVIENI is encoded by the coding sequence ATGAAAGAAGTTGTAATTGTTTCCGCTGTACGCACTCCCATGGGCAGTTTCGGCGGCAGTTTGAAAGATATATCAGCAACAAAGCTTGGTGCTGTGGCCATTAAAGCAGCAGTAGAAAAAGCAGGAATACAACCAGGCCAGGTACAGGATGTTTTAATGGGTTGTGTAATACAGGCAAACCTTGGGCAGGCACCTGCCAGGCAGGCTGCAAAATTTGCAGGCTTACCCAATGAAGTGAATTGCACCACGATCAATAAAGTTTGTGCCAGCGGTATGAAAGCAATTGCACAGGCAGCGCAAAGTATTGCTTTGGGTGATGCAGATATAGTAGTTGCAGGCGGAATGGAGAATATGAGCAGCGTGCCCTTTTATGTAGAAAATATGCGGTGGGGTAATAAATATGGTAACGCTGCTATGATCGACGGACTTGCAAAAGACGGCCTTACAGATGTATACGATGGAAAAGCCATGGGTAATGCTGCAGAGCTTTGTGCAAAAGAATGTGGCATAACCCGCGAAGACCAGGATGGTTTTGCAGTAGAAAGTTATAAACGCAGCCAGGCTGCTTGGGAGAGTGGTAAGTTTGATAATGAAGTGGTGCCTGTAGAAATACCACAACGCAAAGGGAACCCTGTTATCTTTGCAAGAGATGAAGAACCGTTTAATGTAAAGTTTGACAAGATACCGACGCTTAACCCGGCGTTTCAAAAAGATGGAACTGTTACCGCGGCAAATGCAAGCACCATGAATGATGGTGCGGCTGCACTGGTGCTGATGAGCAAAGAAAAAGCAGCAGAACTGGGGTTAAAGCCTATTGCAAAAATCAAAGCTTACGCTGATGCGGAGCAGGCACCGGAGTGGTTTACCACAACACCGTCATTGGCGGTTCCTAAAGCAGTAGAAAAAGCTGGTTTGCAAATGAGTGATATTGATTTCTGGGAACTAAATGAAGCGTTTAGCGTGGTTGGTATAGAAAATACACGCCGCATGCAACTAGACCCGGCAAAAGTTAATGTGCATGGCGGGGCAGTTGCTTTAGGCCACCCATTGGGTTGCAGTGGCGCAAGAATTATTGTAACGCTTATTAACGTGCTGAAAGCAAACAATGCTAAATATGGCGCGGCCGGTATTTGTAATGGTGGTGGTGGCGCCAGTGCTATGGTAATTGAAAATATATAA
- a CDS encoding YhcH/YjgK/YiaL family protein, with amino-acid sequence MISENLQHAHKFSILHPLFSKAFDWLNAAKNTNIEPGKYEIEGDKLFAIVQQYETSDATALHMEAHRKYIDIQYMIEGEELVGLAFFDNQKIALPYDATKDFLEVSDPPVCFAPLSAGNFMIFYPTDLHMPCVKVATPATVKKVVIKVMV; translated from the coding sequence ATGATAAGTGAAAATCTTCAGCACGCCCATAAATTCAGTATACTGCATCCGTTGTTTTCAAAAGCATTTGATTGGTTGAACGCCGCAAAAAACACAAACATTGAACCAGGTAAATACGAAATCGAAGGAGATAAACTTTTCGCCATTGTGCAGCAATACGAAACTTCAGATGCTACTGCATTGCACATGGAAGCACACAGGAAGTACATTGACATACAATACATGATCGAGGGCGAAGAATTGGTTGGCCTGGCATTCTTTGACAACCAAAAAATTGCATTACCATACGATGCAACAAAAGACTTCCTCGAAGTAAGCGATCCACCGGTATGCTTCGCGCCTTTGTCTGCAGGTAATTTTATGATCTTTTATCCTACTGACCTGCACATGCCCTGCGTGAAAGTAGCCACGCCGGCAACAGTCAAAAAAGTAGTTATAAAAGTGATGGTATAA
- a CDS encoding 1-phosphofructokinase family hexose kinase, whose translation MASIVTITINPCIDKSSSIDRLVPEKKLRCATPKFEPGGGGINISRAIQKLGGLSTPVYLGGGPASIMLHDLLRAEKIEPVIIPIKDFTRENFIVYETSSGNQFRFGMPGPHIAQHELDECIKAVAGINADFVIASGSLPPGVSADFYARLGKTVKNTNTKYIVDTSGEAIKHALDEGMYLWKPNLGELSAFAGYEELNADTAVEAAKKVIATGKVEIIVISMGAAGAMLVTKDITERIAAPVVKRKSTVGAGDSMVAGIVYSIAAGRSLQEAVKYGVMCGSAATMNHGTELCRKEDVEYLYNLHY comes from the coding sequence ATGGCATCTATAGTTACTATTACCATTAATCCCTGCATCGACAAAAGCAGCAGTATAGACAGGCTGGTACCGGAAAAAAAACTACGCTGTGCCACACCAAAGTTTGAACCCGGTGGCGGTGGTATTAATATCAGTCGTGCAATACAAAAACTTGGCGGTTTATCAACGCCGGTTTATCTCGGCGGTGGTCCTGCTTCTATAATGTTGCATGACCTGCTGCGGGCAGAAAAAATTGAGCCGGTTATCATACCTATAAAAGATTTTACAAGAGAAAATTTTATTGTGTACGAAACATCTTCAGGCAATCAGTTTCGCTTTGGAATGCCAGGCCCGCATATAGCTCAGCACGAACTCGACGAATGCATTAAAGCAGTAGCCGGCATCAATGCAGATTTTGTCATTGCAAGCGGCAGCCTGCCTCCGGGTGTAAGTGCAGACTTCTATGCCAGGCTCGGCAAAACGGTAAAGAATACAAACACAAAATATATTGTTGACACATCAGGCGAGGCTATTAAGCATGCACTGGATGAAGGCATGTACTTGTGGAAACCAAACCTTGGCGAACTTAGTGCATTTGCCGGCTATGAAGAATTGAATGCCGATACCGCTGTTGAAGCCGCAAAAAAAGTTATCGCTACAGGAAAAGTTGAGATAATCGTTATCTCTATGGGTGCAGCAGGTGCTATGCTTGTTACCAAAGACATTACAGAAAGAATAGCTGCACCCGTAGTTAAAAGAAAAAGTACTGTTGGCGCAGGCGATAGTATGGTTGCAGGTATTGTCTACAGCATTGCAGCGGGCAGGTCATTACAAGAGGCCGTAAAGTATGGTGTAATGTGTGGCTCCGCAGCAACAATGAATCATGGTACAGAATTGTGCCGTAAAGAGGATGTTGAATACCTCTATAATTTACATTACTAA